In the bacterium genome, GGGATCGCCCTTGTGCGGTGTGGCTGTCATAAGGAGATAATGGTCGGTCATGTGCGATAGGGACTCACCGAGTTGATAAGCCAGCGTTTTTTTATCCGAACTATATGCACTCATCTTATGGGCTTCATCGACGATAATCAAATCCCAGTGGCTGCGAAGAAGGCTTTCTTTGGCATCTTCAATCCGTGAAACCCAGGATACTGAGGTGATAACCTGATTTCTCTCCTGCCAGGGATTAGAGCCATAATTTGCCCGCAGGATTTCTCCCCGGATGATTTCAAATTGCTCGCGAAATTTGTCTTTCATCTCACGCTGCCACTGAAACGATAAATTGGCAGGCGTGACAATCAAGGTGCGCTTAATCAATCCCCGAATTTTCAGCTCCTTAATTAAGAGGCCCGCCATGATTGTCTTCCCTGCTCCCGGATCATCGGCCAGCAGAAAACGGATGCGTGGCAGCTTCAGGAAATAGTCATAGACTGCCTCCAACTGATGTGGCAATGGATCAACCCGGGCAATGGATAAGGTAAAGTAAGGATCATATTCATAGGCCAGGGCGAGTCGTATGGCCTCAATCCCAAGGCGGAACCGCGAGGCATCTCCATCGAATGGCTCCTTTTCCGGCGTAGTTTCCAGGGTGGCTAACTGCTCAGGCGATAAGACAGGCTCATACACCTGGCCGCTTTTCATACCCTTACCAATGAGCTTGATGCATTCGCCCATAGGGATAGTCGTAATCACCTGGACCGGTTCGGGAAGTATCGGCCCTTGGATAATCATATTTGGTTTAGGTATTATTCCATCATCTTTCAAATTAGAATAATTCGCCTCTTTTTTCTAATGGATTCCCATTTTTAAGAGGATTACAAGGAATCTCCGACAAGGCTGCTAGGAATACTTTTCCGCAGCTTTGGCCTGAATATCCTTGGGAAGCTGGATGCCCAACCTATAGGAAGTAGAGAGGTTGATAAAGATATCCGGTCGAGGAAGAAGAATGGGAATCTGAGCAGGAGTTTTATTCTGCTTGATGATCTGATAAATAATATTATCCGCTACCTGCCTGCCTAACCGCTTTTGGTCATATTCCAGGGCAGCCAGGGCTCCCATTTGCGCTCCTATTTTTCCGCCTCCGATGAAGGGGAGCCTGCGATTCAGGCAGCTCGAAGTAATGACCGGCAAGGCTGCCTCGACATTTTTATCCTGAACAACTCCCAGGAGAGCATCTATCTTATCTAACAGGAAATCCAGCTTCTCCGGTAACTCCCTCCCGTTTTCAGGAATCGGGAGGGGCTTTATCTCAAGGCCCTGACTGGTGCGGGCGAAATTTTGCAGGGCCTCAACCTGCTCTCTGGATCCGGGGATGCTTTCTGAATAGAGAACTCCAATCGTCTTCAGCCCCGGCAAAATACTGGTGTACAGCTTCATGCTCTCGGACCAGTCAAATCCGGAAAAGACTCCCGTGTAATTGGCAGCAGGTTTTTCCTGAAATTGAGCATAGCCGATGATCGTACGTCCGGGAAGCTTTTCAAGAACCCGTTTCACTTTCTCCGTCCCGATGACATAAACGGGATCCTCTTTAATTTCTCCTAGGCTTGACTCCTGATAGAAGATGGTATGAATCCCCTTGAACAATAGTCCCTCCCGCAGCCCCTGGATATGCGCTTTATATTCCGCGTAACCATCGACAATGGCCACCATGCCCCGTGCTCCGGGCGGAACCGGATCCTGAAAAGGTTTCCTCCTCACGAAGTAAATGATGATGACTATAATAACCAATAAGCTTAAATAAGTAAAGCTCCTAACCAAAATAACCTGCAATGCCTCACCGATATCTTCTTTTTCCTTCGACTGCATTGGCTCTCACTTCCTTCATCCCTATCGTTTGAAAAAAAAGGTTATAACAGCGGCCAGTACCCCAAAAAAGGTAACGATGGTCGATAAAGCTATGATCATGGCGAAAAATGTTTTAATGTATAAAAAGCCGACCAGGGTGGCGACGATGATTGTCAGGGTTATGGTAATCCAGGTAATATAACTGCTGATATCCCCGCTATGGATTTCACTCGCCCTTTTACACATGCGCAAAAACCGTGATTGAGCAAAATCGTTTCCTCCCAGTTGGATTTTCGACAAATCTTCAGAGCCGATAATATCAAAGAGCGCTCGCTCGATGAACCTGTCATACCAGACCTCAACGATATTAAAATACTTCCAGAGCCCGGCCTTGAATTCATCGCGTCTGGTTAACATGCCCCAGAAAAAGCGGCTGAAAATAACCCGGTCATACGCTCCACTCAACTGGCCATCCGCTCTGGTGGCGTTATCGAAAATGCTGCGCTTGTCCGCTGCCAGGTCAAAAGAGTCTGAAAATTTTTCATCAGCATGTGAAATTCTGTCAAACAGCCTTCTCTCGGCAACAGCCCTGGCCTTATCAAAAACCATATCGTACATCGCATCTACCCGGGAAAAATGACCAAACATACGCCTGGTCCGGGCAGTCCGGTCGATAACCTGGGTATAGCTCTCATCGACCTGGGAAATGTGGCCGAATATTCCCTTGGCCCGAACGGTCTGATCAACGGACCGGGCATAGTGCTCGTCAACATGGGAAATCAGCCGGAACATGCCTTTTTCAGCATGCTGAACCGGATCAGGCACAATCAGTTCCCGTTTGATTCCCGGAATCCACAGATACACCATCAGCACGGAAATAATTTTCTCGGCCACCCCGACAACTCTCTGGTAGGTTACCCGGCACACAGTGCGAAAGCCGGTAAATGCTTTCTGGTAATAGGGAGTCAATCCCCAGGCAGGCGACAGGACTTTTTCGGAAAGCCCGGAAGCCAGAAAGATGAGGAAAATCGTTCCTCCAGCCAAAATAGCCGTGCTGCCGCCGGAAAGGTTGTGAATTGCCTCCGTACTGGCCAGCAGGGTCCGGTGAACCGGATCATACCACAGCGGCAGGGTGGAGTGGGGCAGAGCGGCAGCATGGATATTATAGATCAGATGATAGGCATGAGAATGGGCGTCAAATCCAAAGTAGGGCAGCATGGGACCGATACAATGCTCCAGCAGCCAGTTGGGAAACAATCCAAAGAGCACAATACCTGCTGAAAAAAGAAGCAGTGAGATATTCATGCCCAGAGGCGAGGGAGAAGAAACCGGTTTACTCGTCGCCTCCTTTTTCGGTCCCAGAAAGACCATGCTGAAAAGTTTCATGGTATAGGCGAAGGTGCCGCCAGCCGTAATGATGAAAATGATTTCAGCTATCCGAAGCCCGAAATCGGGAGTGTGTGTGGGGGAGAAATGGACCGAGTGCTGATAGGCCTCCAGGATGGCATGGTGCAGCATGGTCTTGCTGGCAAAACCGTTCAGCAAAGGGAAGCCGGCAATAGCCAGGACACTGATCAGCAGCGTCAGGGCGGCAATCGGCAAATCCCGCCACAATCCGCCGAGTTTTCGGATATCAAGCTCCCTGGTGTGAAAGTAGACCGCTCCGACGCTCAGGAATAAGCCCACCTTGAACAGGGCGTGATTGACGATATGGTAGAGGGCTCCTGCAAGGCCCATCGCCCCGCTCCTGCCCATATAGGCAGCGCAGCCGATGCCCATGACAATGTAGCCCATCTGACTGACACTGGAATAGGCTAAAAGCCGCAGCGCCTGGGTGGAAAGCAGGGCATTGACAGCCCCCAGCAGCATGGTCATGATCCCCACAAAGATCAGCACATAGCCTAATTGCGCACAGGTCATCCAGGCCGCGGAGTTTTCCAGGTGGCTGGAAGGAGCAAAAATCAGGTTGACGGTCCGGAATATCCCATAAGCGCCAACCTCGATCATGACCCCCGACGAGAGGGCAGCGGTGAGGCAGGGGGCTGAACCATAGGATGAAGGCATCCAGATATGCTCAAGAAAGACACCGGCTTTGCCGCCAAATCCTATGAGAAAGAGCGCGGCCACCCCATACTTGAGAGCCGGATATGCCATCCGGTCAAGGGCACCCGCCGCACTCTGCATGTCAACCGTACCGGCAAAATACGAGAACAGGAAAATTCCGAACAGCAGCAAAAGGCCGGTAAATACCCCAAAGTAAAGATAAACCCTGGCAGACTGCAGGGCTTCCTCATCCTCGCGATGAATAACCATCAGGTAGAGAAAGAGAAGGATCGATTCATAAAATATGTATAGAGTAAAGAGGTCCCCGGCCAGGAAAGCCCCCAGGGTTACACTCAGGCAGCACAGATTGGCGAAATTGTACCGCAGGCGGTGCTGCTCAACGGCTAAATACCCCTGCGAGAACATGGCAACCAAAAACCATACCAGGCAGGTAAAAACCGCCAGCGTAAAGGCCGCAGGATCGACCCTGAAGGTCAAATTCAGTGAGAACGAGGGCAAAAAGGGAAGAGCATAGTAGATTCCCTGGCGCAGAGCGCCTGCAAACCTTTGCCCCTGGATCACCGGCGAGTACATCAGCAGGGAAGTGGCCAGGGTCAGACCGCTGAACAGGGTGACAATGATCCCCTGCCCCTGACTGTCCCGCAGCCACAGGAGCATCAGAGCCCCGATCAGGGGGATGAGGATAACCACCAGCGGGAGGGGGGAAGGAATGGACGTTTCCGGAGCCACTCTTTGGGTGACTTCCCCTGCTGCATGAGAACTATGCTCCGCGGGCTGTGAGGCCCAAACTTCAGACACCAGGGAGGGAGGAGAAAAAGCAGGGGAAGGAAGAGAACAAAAAAGGAAAAATACCAAAACCACGCCGACGCCGACCGATGCTGTTATCTTGTTCATGGCACAACTCTTCTCTCTGATGCTGAAAAAATCTCATACTGCTAATGAAAATAAAATTGGCTGATCCGCTGGGCCAGAGCCAGCGGGAAGCCAGGGAAAATCCCGAAAATCACCGTTCCCAGAGCCAGCAGGAAGACCGGAATCATCATCACCGGCCTGGGGTCCTGCCGATTCGCTCCCCTGTTACCCTCCTCCTGGATTCCAAACCAGGCGTTATAGACAATCGGGCCATAGTAGATCAGGTTCATGAAGCTGCTGACAATCAGGGTGCCGACGGCCAGAATGCCCACCCCCAGATTATAGGAGCCCACCTTGACCGCATCCAGTGCTCCGGCAGCCAGAAACCACTTGCTGATAAACCCGTTGAAGGGCGGAAGGCCGATCATCGACAGTGCTGCTGCCGTAAAGCAGGCGGTTACCAGCGGCATGCTCCTTCCGATTCCTTTCAGATCATTCAGACACCCTTTGCCGGTCTGATGGATAAATGCACCAGCGCACAAAAACAGGGCGGCTTTAATGATCGCATGATTGAAAATGTGCAGAATCCCGGCGGTCAGCCCCAGAGGAGAAAGCAGGGTCAGGCCGAGAATGATGTAGCCGATTTGCGATACACTGGAGTAACCCAGAAGCCTTTTGATATCTTTTTGATTAATGGCCGCCGCAGAGCCGATGAAAATGGACACCAGAGCCATTCCCAGCAGGATAGGCACCAGAACACCTGTCCGCAGGGATTCAAGACCGATGATACTGTAGATGGTCCGGATAATCCCGTAAGCCCCGGCCTTGATCATGACACCGGACGAGAGGGCCACAGCGCAGGTCGGAGTCTCGGGATAAGCCGAAGGCATCCAGAAATGCAGGGGAAAGATGCCTGCCTTCACCCCAAAGCCGAGGATGTAGCCCCAGAAAATCAGCGGCAGCCATTTACTTCCCTTTAATCCAAGGCCCACCACGGCAAGGTCGATCGAGCCGGTCAGGGAGCAGGTCAGTAAAATGGACATCAGGAGGATGAGCCCTCCGCAGATTCCCATGAAGATATAGATAACGCCCCCCCGCATGGCCGCCGGGGTCTGTTCGTGAAGCACCAGCACCAGCGAGGCTACGCTCAGAAGCTCAAAGAAGACATACAGGCTGAACAGGTCCCCGGTAAAGACCACGCCAAGCATGCCCACCAGGGTGAGGAGCGAAAAAACATCATACCGGATCCGGGCATGTTTTTTCCGCATGAATTCAATGGCAAAAAAGCTGGACAGCATCCAGACCCCCACTGCGATAAGCCCGATGAAGAATCCCAGGGCATCGACTCTGAACGAGAAAACCAGCGGGGGAAATCCTCCTTGAGGAGGGGTGAACATGGCAAAGGTCCTGGTGATGACCTTTCCCGCCCTGATGTCCGGGTACATGGCGGCAACGGTCAGAAAGGTCAGGAGCGTGGTGAGCGCGGTAAACAGGTTGACCTTTTCCGGAAATCGCCGGTTGATCCGCAGAATCACGGCAATTCCGAGAAGGGGAATGGATAATGCTAACAAGGGTAACATGCTGCTCATCTGGTTCATAGGTCTCTCTTACACAACATTCATCAGATTGTGAATCCTTCTTACTACATCCTCCGGCACAAAGGGATGGGTGATATAGTCATTCGCTCCCATCTGGAACCCTCGTTCAATCTCGGACCGCTGGGCAGAGGCCGAGAGGATGATTACCGGAATGTTCCGGGTTTTCTCGTTTATCTTGATGATCTGGCATAAATCATAGCCGCTTAGTTTTGGAAGACTGATATCGAGCAGTATCAAATCCACAGGGTCCTGGAAGATCTTTTCCAGGGCTTCGATTCCGTCACCGGCAGTGGCGATTTTCCAATTTTGCCTGCTGATGCAGGTTATGATCAAATCCCGGATAACCGGATTATCGTCAACCACCAAGATATGACGCTTCCTGGCATCCTGCTGTCTGTCTGGGGCATCCTCAGCCGTCAGGCTGTTGCAGGGCATCTTTTTATCCGAAGGCTCTACTCTGGTCCCGGCGGCCTCAGTCAAGGCTCTTCCGGCTCTGGGCAAGGTGAAGGAAAAGGTGCTGCCCTCTCCCTTCCTGCTCTTGACCCACATCCGTCCATGATGCAGGTCCACGATATTTCTGGCAATGCACAGCCCCAGTCCGGTCCCTCCGTGTTCACGGGTAGCCGAATTGTCTACCTGGTAAAATTTATCGAAAATCTTATGGATTTCCTCTTCGTCCAGGCCGATGCCCGTATCACTGACATTGATCTGCACAAAGTCCTGAGCAGGCCAGTTTTCACCCTGTGCCCCTTCCTCAACTTCGGGAAAAGCTTCCAGGACGACCTCTCCCCGGGCCGGAGTAAATTTCATGGCATTGCTCAAAAGGTTGGTGAGTACCTGGGAAACTTTCTGCTTATCTGCATAAACCTGGGGAAGCCCATCCGGGATACGGGTTGTGAAGCGGATTCCCTTTTTCTCGAACAGAGGCCGCATGGAATCGATGGTGACTCCTGCCATTCTGGCAAAATCCGAAACCTCCTGCCGGATTTCATATTTGTCCAGCTCGATCCGGGACAGATCGAGCAGGTCACTGATCAGACTATTCAAGTGATCCGCCCGCTCATCGGCGATAGTCAGCCCCTTGAGCTGCTGCTCATTGACCGGCCCCAGCCGCTGGTTTTTAATTAACGAGATATATCCCTTGATTACTGTAAGCGGCGTTCGCAGCTCATGCGACACGATTGAGAGAAAATCCGATTTTATGGCATTCAGCCTTTCCAGTTTCGCATTGGCTTCACACAATACCCGGTCCCGCCTTTCCAGTTCCTGATTAACCCTCTCGATTTCAACCCGCCGGTCCTGCAAAGATGCAGCCATGCGGTTAAACGCTCCGGCCAGCTCTCCGATCTCGTCATGGCTGCTGATGGCAATCCGCTCATTCAACTGCCCCTGGCCGATCGATTCCGCCTTTTTGGCCAGAGAAATGACCGGATCGGCAAATCTGTTCGCCAAAAATAACGATACGCCCAAGGTGGCGATAAAACTCAGCATCGTACCTGCAAAGAGGATGACTCTATCCCGTGCAGCTATCCTGTTTAACCGGTCCGTGCTTCGGATAACCTCCCGGTCCTTCGGACTGGAAGGGTCCAGCTTACCGCTCATTTCCCGAAGCTCATAACTAACCCGCAGCAGGGAAACATAGGCAAAGGTTCCCACCGTGATCGTACAAAAGATGACCACCAGAAACCCGATCATCAATTTCTGAGTAATCGAAAGATTCGTTATTCCTGAAAACATAAAAAATACCAGCGACCACAGAGGAAGGATGGTAACAACCATCACCCCCACCCAGCCTCCCCTGCCACAGGGTCTCCCTGCCTCAAGGGCAGTGTCATTGCCTTCGTGCTACTAACCCCAAGTCCCTCACCCCAACCCTCTCTCCAAAGGGACGAGGGAGAAAAACGCTCTGCCTTTTCTCTGTGTTTCTCTGTGCCTCTGTGTCTCTGTGGTGTCCTTTGCCTTTGTCTTTGTATTTGTCTTTGACTTTGCCTTGGTGTTGGTATTTGCCTTAATCTTGGTCTTTGCCTTCGTCTTTTTCCTTACCCGTCCAGGGTGACCGGAGAGTCGGTCGCCTCATTTTTGGCCGTTGATTGAGTCTTTCGCCGGTCCTTCTGGTAATTGCTCCCCTCAATCCTCTTGACGTGCTTCTTTAATTCCGCTGCCTTCTCAGCAACCTGGAGATGATGAATAAACTGGTTGTTTTCATTCGTAATAACCACAATCGAAATAGTCATCAGCGGGAATTTTTTAACCTCTCCCCTTCGATCCTCGCTGATCAGGTATCCTCTGGTTACATCCTCCTCGTTATACTGGATCGGAATGAGACTGTCGAAGATTCTGATAATTTCCTGGCAGATCTGATCCGCTTTATCAGGAGTGGTCAGGACCACAAAATCGTCGCCGCCGATATGGCCGGTAAAGTCCTGGGGGTTGCCAAAGCGCCTTACGCTGTCTGAAATCGTGTGCGCGCAAAATTTGATGATCCTGTTTCCAGCCGCATACCCGTAATTGTCATTATAGACCTTGAAGTTATCGAGATCGATGAACAGGGCTGCAAAGCTTCTCTGCTCATCAATGGCCCGCTGGATTTCCTTCTCGATGGGAACATTGCCCGGCAGATGCGTCAGGGGATTCGCATAGAGATCGCGCCTCATTTTCCGGAGCAGGGCCTTGATTCTGGCCTCCAGCTCTACCGGGTCGAAGGGCTTGACCAGGTAATCGTCAGCCCCGATATTCAGCCCTTCAACTTTATCGTTTATGGTCTGTTTGGCTGTCAGCATGATTACCGGAACATGGGCGGTTTTGGTACTTTCCTTCAGTGCCTTGCACACTTCCATGCCTGACTTTTCCGGCAGCATAACGTCAAGCACCACAACGTCAGGATCATAGGCATTAACCTTTTCCAGGGCCTCGACGCCTGTTCGGGCCTCTGAGATACGGTAAGCGCGGGAATTCAAACTCAGCCGGATAATATCCCGCGTATCCGGATCATCATCGACAATCAATATCTTGGTCTGCTCGGACGAGTTCATTCTCCTTCTCCTTGCGTCATTTTGACTCCCCCCGTAAAGTGCTGCTTTTTTTATTTTTCAACCTGTCCAGGTAGGTGATAAATCCAAAAGCCCAAAGAGCGATCCCCAGAGTCAGCTTGTAAAAAAACCGTAAAAATCCTATCTCATTGACCTCATGATATCCGGGAACAAATACTTTTGCGGCAGAATCAAAATACCCGCTTAAAATCTGTCCCTGCTCCATGAGATAGAGGGAAAGAGCCAAGAAAATGAAAAGTAAGGTCAATGGCTTGATAAGCCGATGTTTCTCCCTTTGATGGAGGAAGAAAAAATACGACACCATAAGAACCACCATGGCGATTAATCCAACCCAATACAATTTATAGAGCAGGGGAATGTTACCAGACATCCAATAAAACTCCTTCCTGATTACGGGAAGAATATACGGCTGATCTGCCAGGCAATGCGCAGCGGTATGCCCGGCGCAATGCCAAAGACCAGAACAGCAGTGGTTAATAGTAAGATCGGCGTCAGCATGACCCAATTGGGATCTTCGCTTTTATGCTCTTTCGAGCCTGGATTGGCTGAAGCGGCATGAGCGTGATCCGCCACGGCAGCATGGCTGCCGGCAGGCTGGTGGGCTGCATCGTGCTCCTCTCTTGGCTGCATCCAGGCACCGATGACTACCGGACCGTAGTAAACCAGGTTCAGCAGACTGCTGAGCAGCAGGGTCAGGAGGGCGATCAAGCCCAATCCCGGCCAGTAATTACCCATTTTCATCATATCCAGCGCTCCCAGGGCCAAAAACCACTTGCTGATGAACCCGATAAACGGCGGCAGCCCGATCATCGACAGGGCGCAGATGCTGAAAGCCAGGGTAATCCACGGCATTCTCCGTCCAATTCCCTTCAGGTCCTCCAGGTTCCGCAGACCGGTTTTATAAATAAATGCCCCGGCGCACATGAACAGTGTCCCTTTCATCAGGGCATGGCCAAAGATATGGACCATGCCGCCGACAATGCCCCGCGGAGCCAGCAGGCAAAATCCCATGATGATATACCCGATCTGCGAAATACTGGAATAAGCCAGCATCTTCTTGATTTCCGTCTGGGTGATGGCGCAGGCTGACCCCAGAAAGATAGTCACCAGACTGATAATCAGCATCGGCAGCAACAGGCCCATGTGATCCTTGACAATGTCCTGATAGCCGATGATATTGTAAATGGTCTTGAAAATTCCATACGCTCCGGCCTTGATCATAACGCCCGAAAGAAGTGCACTGGCTCCGGAGGGGGCTACCGGGTGGGCTGACGGGAGCCAGATATGGAGAGGAAACATACCGGCTTTGACTCCGAAACCGATGATGTAGCCCCAGAATATCCAGGGCAGCCATTTGCTCCCCTGCAGCCCGAGGCCGATCAGGGTAAGGTCTCCGGTTCCGGTAATGTAATAGGTCATGACAATGGAA is a window encoding:
- a CDS encoding ABC transporter substrate binding protein, translated to MQSKEKEDIGEALQVILVRSFTYLSLLVIIVIIIYFVRRKPFQDPVPPGARGMVAIVDGYAEYKAHIQGLREGLLFKGIHTIFYQESSLGEIKEDPVYVIGTEKVKRVLEKLPGRTIIGYAQFQEKPAANYTGVFSGFDWSESMKLYTSILPGLKTIGVLYSESIPGSREQVEALQNFARTSQGLEIKPLPIPENGRELPEKLDFLLDKIDALLGVVQDKNVEAALPVITSSCLNRRLPFIGGGKIGAQMGALAALEYDQKRLGRQVADNIIYQIIKQNKTPAQIPILLPRPDIFINLSTSYRLGIQLPKDIQAKAAEKYS
- a CDS encoding complex I subunit 5 family protein; the encoded protein is MNKITASVGVGVVLVFFLFCSLPSPAFSPPSLVSEVWASQPAEHSSHAAGEVTQRVAPETSIPSPLPLVVILIPLIGALMLLWLRDSQGQGIIVTLFSGLTLATSLLMYSPVIQGQRFAGALRQGIYYALPFLPSFSLNLTFRVDPAAFTLAVFTCLVWFLVAMFSQGYLAVEQHRLRYNFANLCCLSVTLGAFLAGDLFTLYIFYESILLFLYLMVIHREDEEALQSARVYLYFGVFTGLLLLFGIFLFSYFAGTVDMQSAAGALDRMAYPALKYGVAALFLIGFGGKAGVFLEHIWMPSSYGSAPCLTAALSSGVMIEVGAYGIFRTVNLIFAPSSHLENSAAWMTCAQLGYVLIFVGIMTMLLGAVNALLSTQALRLLAYSSVSQMGYIVMGIGCAAYMGRSGAMGLAGALYHIVNHALFKVGLFLSVGAVYFHTRELDIRKLGGLWRDLPIAALTLLISVLAIAGFPLLNGFASKTMLHHAILEAYQHSVHFSPTHTPDFGLRIAEIIFIITAGGTFAYTMKLFSMVFLGPKKEATSKPVSSPSPLGMNISLLLFSAGIVLFGLFPNWLLEHCIGPMLPYFGFDAHSHAYHLIYNIHAAALPHSTLPLWYDPVHRTLLASTEAIHNLSGGSTAILAGGTIFLIFLASGLSEKVLSPAWGLTPYYQKAFTGFRTVCRVTYQRVVGVAEKIISVLMVYLWIPGIKRELIVPDPVQHAEKGMFRLISHVDEHYARSVDQTVRAKGIFGHISQVDESYTQVIDRTARTRRMFGHFSRVDAMYDMVFDKARAVAERRLFDRISHADEKFSDSFDLAADKRSIFDNATRADGQLSGAYDRVIFSRFFWGMLTRRDEFKAGLWKYFNIVEVWYDRFIERALFDIIGSEDLSKIQLGGNDFAQSRFLRMCKRASEIHSGDISSYITWITITLTIIVATLVGFLYIKTFFAMIIALSTIVTFFGVLAAVITFFFKR
- a CDS encoding proton-conducting transporter membrane subunit, with the protein product MNQMSSMLPLLALSIPLLGIAVILRINRRFPEKVNLFTALTTLLTFLTVAAMYPDIRAGKVITRTFAMFTPPQGGFPPLVFSFRVDALGFFIGLIAVGVWMLSSFFAIEFMRKKHARIRYDVFSLLTLVGMLGVVFTGDLFSLYVFFELLSVASLVLVLHEQTPAAMRGGVIYIFMGICGGLILLMSILLTCSLTGSIDLAVVGLGLKGSKWLPLIFWGYILGFGVKAGIFPLHFWMPSAYPETPTCAVALSSGVMIKAGAYGIIRTIYSIIGLESLRTGVLVPILLGMALVSIFIGSAAAINQKDIKRLLGYSSVSQIGYIILGLTLLSPLGLTAGILHIFNHAIIKAALFLCAGAFIHQTGKGCLNDLKGIGRSMPLVTACFTAAALSMIGLPPFNGFISKWFLAAGALDAVKVGSYNLGVGILAVGTLIVSSFMNLIYYGPIVYNAWFGIQEEGNRGANRQDPRPVMMIPVFLLALGTVIFGIFPGFPLALAQRISQFYFH
- a CDS encoding ATP-binding protein; protein product: MVVTILPLWSLVFFMFSGITNLSITQKLMIGFLVVIFCTITVGTFAYVSLLRVSYELREMSGKLDPSSPKDREVIRSTDRLNRIAARDRVILFAGTMLSFIATLGVSLFLANRFADPVISLAKKAESIGQGQLNERIAISSHDEIGELAGAFNRMAASLQDRRVEIERVNQELERRDRVLCEANAKLERLNAIKSDFLSIVSHELRTPLTVIKGYISLIKNQRLGPVNEQQLKGLTIADERADHLNSLISDLLDLSRIELDKYEIRQEVSDFARMAGVTIDSMRPLFEKKGIRFTTRIPDGLPQVYADKQKVSQVLTNLLSNAMKFTPARGEVVLEAFPEVEEGAQGENWPAQDFVQINVSDTGIGLDEEEIHKIFDKFYQVDNSATREHGGTGLGLCIARNIVDLHHGRMWVKSRKGEGSTFSFTLPRAGRALTEAAGTRVEPSDKKMPCNSLTAEDAPDRQQDARKRHILVVDDNPVIRDLIITCISRQNWKIATAGDGIEALEKIFQDPVDLILLDISLPKLSGYDLCQIIKINEKTRNIPVIILSASAQRSEIERGFQMGANDYITHPFVPEDVVRRIHNLMNVV
- a CDS encoding response regulator is translated as MNSSEQTKILIVDDDPDTRDIIRLSLNSRAYRISEARTGVEALEKVNAYDPDVVVLDVMLPEKSGMEVCKALKESTKTAHVPVIMLTAKQTINDKVEGLNIGADDYLVKPFDPVELEARIKALLRKMRRDLYANPLTHLPGNVPIEKEIQRAIDEQRSFAALFIDLDNFKVYNDNYGYAAGNRIIKFCAHTISDSVRRFGNPQDFTGHIGGDDFVVLTTPDKADQICQEIIRIFDSLIPIQYNEEDVTRGYLISEDRRGEVKKFPLMTISIVVITNENNQFIHHLQVAEKAAELKKHVKRIEGSNYQKDRRKTQSTAKNEATDSPVTLDG
- a CDS encoding proton-conducting transporter membrane subunit, which produces MIKSYLPLLVVMFPLIAMIFRPFVQKHRLYHYTAIVSGVTMLLILAMYPAIVDGNILDLTLDTGLGFNFVFRADLPGLFVGLISVVLWTLSSIYSIEYMHHSHAHARFNIFSLLSLSGMMGVVFTGNLFTLYIFFELLSVASAILVFHEETPEAMKAGFKYLFLGIAGGLVLLFSIVMTYYITGTGDLTLIGLGLQGSKWLPWIFWGYIIGFGVKAGMFPLHIWLPSAHPVAPSGASALLSGVMIKAGAYGIFKTIYNIIGYQDIVKDHMGLLLPMLIISLVTIFLGSACAITQTEIKKMLAYSSISQIGYIIMGFCLLAPRGIVGGMVHIFGHALMKGTLFMCAGAFIYKTGLRNLEDLKGIGRRMPWITLAFSICALSMIGLPPFIGFISKWFLALGALDMMKMGNYWPGLGLIALLTLLLSSLLNLVYYGPVVIGAWMQPREEHDAAHQPAGSHAAVADHAHAASANPGSKEHKSEDPNWVMLTPILLLTTAVLVFGIAPGIPLRIAWQISRIFFP